The sequence below is a genomic window from Anser cygnoides isolate HZ-2024a breed goose chromosome 8, Taihu_goose_T2T_genome, whole genome shotgun sequence.
GGTGTTGGCCAAAAAAAATGGggtatcttttattttttaactagcCTTGCTTTTCTTATCACTTCATTTGGAAGCATTTATTATgctgactttttattttcaaaatgaatcaGAAGAATCTGTCCCCCCATCTGCATGTCAGGTTGGCACTAAAATCACCATCAAAGATTTGGGAGAAAATTTTCCTCCTCTAGTGCTCATCCTGCATACAGGGGTTACTGAGGCCCTTCCTCCTGGTCTAACAATTTTAGTAACgattttagttattttaactTTAGAACACAGAGACTTTCACATCTGATTAACCACAGTAATGAAAATGGCTGGGTCTCCTGGGTTTGAGAACAGAATTCCCTTGCTCAGTTCCTCCTATTGTATGGACAATCTGCAGATCAAGTTCTCTCTCTCAGTAATGAAATCCTATCTTTAGCCTGCAAAGCTGAGCCAGAGTATCACTATGATTATTTCAATATTATGTCCTCAAAGCCTAAGGCTTCTGTAGCAGTTCCTCTCAGCCCAGAGGCTCTAGCTCCCTAACTGCAGAATGGGAGATTTTGGATATGAATCTGTAGCTGCTATTTGCAGTGTATGCTGCAAGCTGATCAAATGACTAGCCTCACTGTGTGCACAGCCAGAATcaaaagaaatctgtatttttaacaacACTGATCCTTCCCAAATATTTATAATTAGAACAATCTACTTTTGTAGATGAGGTAATTGCTTCATTCTAATAATATTCTTTGCTGCCTTAGATCCCAACTTTAGAACAATTTGCTATAGATATCTGCAAACACTTCATGACAACATTTTGCCAAGTGGCCTACGTCAAAACCTATGTCCAGGAAGTTCCATGGCAACGTCTACACGAGGTATCTGAAATACTAAGGCATTCACTTGGTTCAGTCTGGAGCTATTCCTTACTCTCTTAGCTCCTGCTTCCCAGTTAAGGTGTTGTTTGCTGCACTTACATGTCTGCTCTGAATTGTAGAACGGCGTTCCCCACATCCACTCGTTTATATGTGTTCCTGATGGGATTCGCTTTTGTGAAGCTGAGCAGTGCCGGAATGGTGAGAAAAGATTCTGTAGCTTCCCCTACttctctgtaaatatttctgctgatgACAGATAAAGATGGCTTTAGAGAGAGCAAAAGCTATTACAGGGCTTACAGCACAACCAAACCTCTCCAGAGGCCTAAACCGAAGAGTACTTTTATGGTCTAATCTTGCAGTCCTTGATCTCTGAGACAAGGCTGAAAATCCAATATAGTTCACATCTGTATGTGTGCCCTAAACACTTACTGGTTACACTGCCACATTCACCACAACTGTTACATATTGTCACAGGAGTTAATAGCCTTCTGAGAATGCTCTGCTCACTTTTTAACATTATACTATATTCTGCAGTCTCATTATTATCATTCCCTATAGAGAATACATCACAAAGCCACCTTGCCATAGGACAATTGCCTAGTTTGCAGTCATTTTCAAAACCCTGTCAACATgctttagttttatttctaaagatgCAGTTTCATTGCTGCAAGTCAGGCTGGCCTGAACATCATAAGCACTCAGGTCTACGTGCAAACTGTTTTTCACATGACACTTCAGAGCATACTTACTGTTTTTGCACACCATGACTAAAAAAGCACCGTTTGGTTTCACTAAGAGTTTTGGGTTGTTGGATGACTTGCCATTCCAGAATgtaaaaaaatctctcttctcgCTATACCACACAACAAAAGCATCAGTTCAATCTCTTGGCATTGGTGTTTCACATAACGAATCCATCAGACCTCTGGGAACAGAGCTGAGACCACCACATTGTTTCACACAATGCATTTGGAGTTTTTAGGCGTTAGTTCAGTATCTATTACTGTCCTAATTACTGTCAGATCTGTCTTAGGACAGTAACTTGGAAGTATTCCCTATCCTACCCTCTCTCCTTATTTTCCTAACATATCAGCATTAGGACCAGTGGCAGGACCAGTTTTGCTTGCAGCTTGGACACAGGTTCTGAAAGGTTCAGTTCAGCATTGTCCCCATATTCctgctgaaagagaaggaagagctCATGCAAGAGCCCAATGTCTTTTGGCACAatcttttttaatgttcataGTAACATTGACTACTTCTATATTTTGGCAGCCTCAATATAATTCCTTTTGGCTTCTGGAAAATGTTAAGAAAGAAAccctaatgaaaaaaaaaagacagacagaaagaataGGAGTTTACACTTTCTTGAAGAGCATCTACTCCTAATGTACAGATTGAATCTAAATTTTTAATCATCCTGATAATTCAGTATGAAATTTTGCAATTCCAGGTTCTATGCAAACAAGAAGCCTTTACTGAGACTTTCTGAAGACATTGTCTTTCCTTCTTAGTCTTCACTTCATATAGCCCTTCAGCTATTTCTTTATGATTGCCTACTTGGGTGAACAGTAATTAAAGAGAAGATTTTCaaatcccttttatttttctcataagAGAACCTTCTCTATCTTTAGCAACCTCCTATGCACCTAGCAGACAGacacagaaatgtatttctcaGTTAATCCTATGTTTTAATACCTTACTCATCATTAAAAGAAACCTGGTGAGACTTAATagaattacagcttttttttgccctttttttttttttttcccctgctatATCAACTGATAAGAGGCTCagaatttttcagaaactgaaaacatcaTAAGTAATTTAATGGAGTTGCCCTTAGACTACTGAAAAGACAGCACAAGCACAAAACATACTGAACGCATAGGGTGGgctctttatttctttgaaagcttttcctaggcattttatttcttcagtgtaAGATCCAGGTAGACAGCTAGATAGCCAGCCAGCAATCATGCATTGCAAGCGGCTCTTTCAAACACGACTATGCATTTGAATATgagataaatatatttcaaggtTCACTGATAGTATCTGCACTACTTTAATACCCATGTATTACTATTTTATATCTAAGCTATGAGTTCATCAAGATCTGAACAAAATCCAGAATAACCTGTCCAAGAATATTGGACAGATAAGATAAACCTTAAGCTTTAGTAAATAACATGGGAAAGTAGCCAAAATAATAGCACATTTCTTTGGACtcattcaaaaacaaacaaacaaaaacaataatgaatttaaacaagaaaataaacgGATGAAGTACAGTTCTAATCATATCCAGTGAGAATGTATGTAAAAAAATACCCTAAACGATCATGTCATTTGGGAATATCCATCACAGTGGAATTATTTCTAATATGACTTCCTGCAAAGGTACAGTTTAAAGACAAGGTGTGTCAAAGGCAGGATTACTATGGCCAGGCTTATTCAAGGAGTCATTTTGGACTAGCTAGTGTGAGCACCACaagcagcacaaagcagcagcatgggCTTCAGCCATTGAGCATCTATACAGACTCTGGATAAACCTGTGCGGAGCAACCTGCTTTTTTGGCAGGTCTGGTCAGTGAAATTTTCAGTTATCAGTTTGGTGTAATCTAAATGATTGACCAGTTGAAATTGTATAGCTTCCATCCAAACGGATAGAAGAAAATGTTCAGGACACAACTATCTGGTCTTTAGATAATCCACCCATACAGCGGTGATCTGCAATGGCACATTTTATAAATAGTGTCTAAGAGCAAAAACACTGTCAGTTTGAACCTGTGGGTGGCATCTGTATCAGTGCCAGTTCCTGCTAATTAGCTGAACTGCACGCTTTTGCATTGGCTCCTTGCCCTCTCGTTCTAATGGATGCAAAACTAACAACAGGACGGATACGTAAAGCAAATTTCTGGCTGAGGCTTCCAGTCTTGTTACAGCGTTTCTACACTCTATACATTGTTAGAAAAGTTCCACCTGACCTCTCCTGTGTACCACAGCACAGGTAGcctatttcatttcactttcaaGCAATTAGTGGTCTCTGAAGTGACATCAATGAGAGCCAACCCAATGCATATCCCAGCTCCAAGGAAGTGAGGTAAGGGGTGTCCTAAACTCTCCGTGACTGACATTGCAGACCACTTGATAGGATTCTCTTCTTTCTAGATTGAGCTCTGCTTTCAGTGGTTTCTATCTTGTTTCCTAACTTCTTGATAACATCAGtgtgcagaaaataatttttaaaagtagctaGACTTACAGAAGAAGCATGAGTGTTGGAGTCACTGCTTGATGGTCctaaagctgctgctgcaagtgcacatCCAGAAATCCTTCCTGTCTGCCTGAAAAGGGCTCACACTCTCCTATGTTTTTGGTTCACAGGTCCTCTGGTTGTTTTTGCTGGAATTAAAGATCTGAAACTTATGAAGACGACACAGTCTGGATTTGAAGGCTTCTATAAGAATGAACACACCACACTACCTGAAAGGCACGACAGGATTTTATGTGGAGAGCTCTTCTGCAAATGGTCATATGGCGAATGCAGAGATTTTGACTTCGATTGCATATGGTATATGTCAAATCAAATAATATTTACAACCCAATCTATGATCCCAAAGTCCCTCTGTACAGCACAGCAAGCGTAAGGGCCATATCTGCAGTTGCTGAGCACAGATCTCAGCAGAGGCTCTAAGCACTCAGTGCTGGGGGCGAAAGGCAAGCCTTGGGGGTAAATCGACTTCTCTCCCTGATGGTGCATCAGCCAACAGCATTTAAATGGACAGTTTGTAGTTCAATACAGAACACTTCAGGAGAACAAATTTGCAACTCGTTTGTTACATAATTTTAACAGAACATTTGCTGATGAAGTATAgacttggggagggggaatttgGAGGAGACAAGAGAAAGACAttgttcttctgtgaaatctcaCATGCCATCTATTTGTcagaaaagacagggaaaagtAGAAATAAGATAAGCACAGTAAAACATGATGGATCTAGACAAAGATTTTGTAAGAACCTGTGTTACTTCTAGGAACAAAGTCCGGGAATGTATCCTTGAGGCCTTTTCAGGGCCACCTGACTGTGGGGAGTATTCGCCCTCTTACCAGAAAACTGTCAACTCTATCCAGATGTGTGTCCTTTCCAAAGTGTCACAGGTAACTTCTTTCCTCCTGTTGATGTTTTACTTTAACAACAGTGAACGTTAATTGGTCCTCTAAGAAGACCCAAATGAACCTATTTATCTCCATTCACAGTTCTAAGACTGGAAACTGGTGGTGTACAGCTTGATTGTCTGAAAAACCATGAGCGCACTCACAAGTTCAGTCCTGAGCACTGCTTCTTATCAGCCATGAACATAATATGGGGGAGAGTATCACTCAGTGCTTGGCAGGACTTGAGCAAAAGTGAAAGGAGTGCTCTAAGATTGGCAACATGTTCAATAGATTGCATTTTATCAACTGTACATATTTTTGGGAAGGGAGGtgttgctctgtttttcttcacactGAGGGAAAATGTAGGCTGTTGGCTGAGAAAGTGTGTTAATTCATTGCCCTGTTTTCCTGGTTTCAGGTACAGGTCATAGAAGTCATCCTGAACAACACGTTTTACAATGTGGTAGACATGAAGAATCTAGGCTTGACCAACGAGAAGGAAGTAAGTAAATGCTCCAAACACAACTTACCTGGATTCTCTATAAACTCCCAGCCTTAAAGTATAGCAACAGCTATACTTCAATGCAAAAGAACAGCCAAAGGGAACAAActttctcctccagccccagtgAAAGCTCCACCCTACCTCCAAAGGAGATCTACACTAACTATAGCAGAAGGATGATTGCCTTCTTATGTTgctgataataaataaatgagcgCAGGGGAGAGCTTTGGAGATCACTGGGGTCTGTAACAGAAATAGTAGGTTAGCTAAGGCCATAGGCTTTACCTCTAGGTGACAGAAGACCAACACTGTAAGAGAGCAGTGAAAAGATTGTTCTGCAGCCATTCAGAGCCAAAGCAAACTGGTCCAACGGTGGACAAGGCATAAGCCTGGGACCAGACAGAGGGTGAGAGATGGAAGGGCTGTGATGTATTTGCCCCTCCCTCCACAGCTGCTTTAGCTGTTGGCTGGGTCAAGCCTAAAGTCTGTTATCCTTGCATGACAGAGAGAAACTGGGTTATTCCATTTTGCAGTTGCCATTTTGATCAACCAACAGTTTACAGTCTGTTTATACTCTAGTCTCCCTCCCAAATTCTTGTGATTCTCCTACCATCCTATCCTACCTTTGTCCTCTTTTGGGTGGACATTATAGAGCCACTTTCACTTGAGATAACTAAATTTACCATTGATGTCTGTAAGGGAAGGAAAGGACCCAGGAATGATTTTGAAAGGAGGTCAATACCTGCAGTTTCTGCTATGATGGCAATGGCACATCCTTGTTTCAGGAATGACGCCTGTGTTTCTACTCATTCTCCTCAGGTTCTTGTTCCAGTGGAAACTCCTTATGGCTCTTGTGCTTGCACGCTCGGCCGAAAGAAGTTCTTAGAAGTTCAAGGCCACATGCTAAAAGATGAGAAGCAAAGTCAGTTTGGACTGGTAGCTTCCCAGGGAAACTAAACCTCTTGGCTCCACTCACATGTTCCTGATAAACTTGCAGTATGGCTTTCCTATCCACGTGTACTCATTATTGGCCTCTCCCATTGCTGACTACTTTTCCCTTTATGAACTCATATGTTGGGATTTCTAAAGAAGCCTCAGAAATTCAGATATCAAAGTCTCTCCCTGAATCTCAGTGTGATTTGCACATTGAAACCCcataaattcttttaaaaatccctGCTGGAAACATTATAGTCAATTTTTAAACCAGCTATTTCCAGACTTCTTAATGAAACAATTAATTTGATAATCTTTAACATGCTTTTGACACCCAAAATCAGCAAATCCGTATATTCTATTTATTCATGTTCCTTCAGTAAAATGAATATACAGGcgtgagaccagagatttcATTGACATAAGCTATCCTGACCCCTTGATGCCACACTGTTATACAGAGCTGAGGTTCTGACCCAATAACTGAGTGGGGAATCAGTCAGACATTGATTTGtgaaggaagtgaaaaaaaaatctattatacCTTCTTTGCAGTATGACTAGTTAACAGCTGTTTACTAATTTCTCTGCATGTGTTCTGACTGcatagctgctgctgctattcaTCAGACTATACAGTTACTTTATAATTACTTTTATATTAACTGCTGAGGTGTCTGTGGTTTTGGGCTATCtctgtaattttaattaaatagttTTCTTAAGTTCATTAATCTCACCGTGACTTTTGAGCAGGCAGAAATCAACCTAAGTAACCATATTATTTCTGGGAGGGGCAGGGAGATAGACAGACAATGCATATCTTACTTTAGTTACCCAGGTGATAGCTTTGAACATTAAGATAAAACTACAAGACCAGCAGTTCTTGTCTCTCAAACTGCAGCTGCCCCATTTGCAATAGAAATCCTGCTCAACTTCTAACAGCTTCTGACTGCTGCCCTCATTTTCTCTGGGTGTCATTGTGACAGAACTCCATGTGGCAGAGTGTAAATCCAATGGGAAGTGCCCAAAGTGATTTCTGAAAACTGCAATTTGGTTGCCTTTGTGCCTTCTCAGTTTAGACCTGCAGCATTCCCCTGGGTACAACCGGTACAACTCACagtcactgaaaatgaagaacatgTCCTGCACCATGTTCCAAGAGAGGAACTTGCCTTGGTGAGCAGGACATAACAGACAAATGGAAGGCACTGTTCACAGTCCTGAGGTAACTTCTTAAACATAACAGGACAAATGATACCACAGAGTGGATCAGTCCCAgatttgcccagagaagctgtggatgccccgtccctggaggtgctcaaggccaggttggatggggccttggccaacctgatctggtgggaggtgtccctgcccatggcaggggagttggagttcggtgatctttaaggtcccctccaacccaaaccattccatgatcCTGTGATCTGCTGGGCTCTGGTTGCTAGTTGATTCTCAAACTTTCATTTATGACACTGCTAAATTTTACTGGGGACATTCTCTCTTACCTAGTTCAGCTTGTGTTGTATTGTGCTTCTGGGCTTATGGCTTGCTACTTCTGCTATTTTTAGGTGCTTGTAATTTATTAATGTATCTTTCAAGGGCAAATAAAGAGCAATATCAAAAACCAAACTAGTATTTGACTATTTGACTCTTTAccaaataagaaattaaaacatttcctaCTTGTACATACAAGCAAACATCATATAGAATAACGTTGTAGTTCCGACAATTTTGCCTCAAAAAGTGACCAGTATTGTTCCAAATGACAGCTCACTAGCAATTgttaaaaacataaagaaaagatCTTACTGAACGTTTCAGTCTTCACCTCTTTCTAAGCAAAGCAGATCAGTTATCGTGCTGTtcacaaaccattttttttctatcttgcGAGAAGCGTATTGCACTGGGCGGAAGGTTGCCTGTCATTACTGTTTGTGCTTCATCTGCAGGCTTATAAAGTAGTAATGAATTAAACTTCATGGCAGAAAGAGGACGCAAAGAAGCAACCAGTTGTTGATTTAGACTTTTCTGTGGCTCCAAGCACACAAGTACACTCCTGCAACGTGGTTTCTATAGACCGCAGACAGGAGGAGCAGCGCCTCATCCAGCACTGCGAACCTGAGTCATGCGTGTGGGCATTTTCCTTCCAGCGTCAGCACTTGGGCAATCGGAAGGAGCCCAGATCTTCCACATGGCAAATAGATTCAGATTGCAATGGGATAAATCATTCCTGAAAATTGGACTTAGCCATGCTACTTGGGCCTGAACCCTGGccaaattcttattttctttagatttgGTCTCCACGATGGACTTTACATAGTTTTCATTGAgataattttgtgtgtgtggttccTGTCATGAGTGGCCCTCAGCCTCCTACCAAGACACGGGGCATTTCAAGTACACAAAAACTTCCTATCGTTTCAGCATCTGATCCTTTCACATCCTCTTTCTGTTCAATTCTGACAGATGCCCAGACAGTCCAACCACAATCCTCCTCAGCCGCTGATCATGTTCCATGCTTAAACAGCGTCACATGAAGATAAAATGCAGTAACAAAACTTCTTAACCAGTATCtaaaacagagatgaaatgTCACTGCCGGGGCAGTACAAATGAgctgttttcactgtttttactGTCTGTCTTATTCTCTCTAAATACTCAATCCAACTGCTTTCTAATTCACATTTAAACCTGACGGTCTTGATTAACTATTGAAGTTACTATTTTTTAGtcgagttttttttttttttaatttgctttttaccAGGAGTATAGAACCCTGATTCTAAGTTGAACTGAGCTGATCTAAGTAACCAAAAAACTCCTCCAATATTTCTGAGTCTTCTAGGTTACACACATTTCCAGAGGCCTGGGCAAATTGGCACATAGTGTTTATACAAAAGGGAGGAGGGAGTAGAAGAGGAGTATTTTTGTGAAACAGGGTTGTTGCATTCAGACACAAACCCACTTCCACACTTCTCCCTGTGCGTTGTCCACCTGCTGCAACACAAACTCAGCTATATGGTCCCTCATTtt
It includes:
- the LOC106033995 gene encoding uricase-like; the protein is MSQVTIKDIEVLNCEYGKNTIKFLRLHREGKKHFVKEVEVCTHLRLTSAHEYLDGNNSFVIPTDTIKNIVLVLAKKNGIPTLEQFAIDICKHFMTTFCQVAYVKTYVQEVPWQRLHENGVPHIHSFICVPDGIRFCEAEQCRNGPLVVFAGIKDLKLMKTTQSGFEGFYKNEHTTLPERHDRILCGELFCKWSYGECRDFDFDCIWNKVRECILEAFSGPPDCGEYSPSYQKTVNSIQMCVLSKVSQVQVIEVILNNTFYNVVDMKNLGLTNEKEVLVPVETPYGSCACTLGRKKFLEVQGHMLKDEKQSQFGLVASQGN